A genomic window from Tolypothrix sp. PCC 7910 includes:
- the psb32 gene encoding photosystem II repair protein Psb32 — MKQLLNQVLIIQKYLIRLLLPLIAIALVSFLVVPSALATGAYQIPNLAADNSTWVVDEADAISRINEGKISSTLSDLAKKTGYETRIVTIRRLDYGETPESFAKALFEKWFPSKEAQANQTLLVIDTVTNGTAIITGDKVKSLLTDSIAESVASETLMAPLRDGNKYNQAFLDASDRLVAVLSGETDPGPPKIVENVQVEGTFKTAEETNKDKGNATAWVVGLLIAATVIPMATYYLYQVNQPSNNG; from the coding sequence ATGAAACAGCTCCTCAACCAAGTACTTATTATCCAAAAATACCTGATTAGGCTACTTCTGCCACTAATTGCGATCGCTCTAGTTTCTTTTTTAGTTGTACCATCAGCGTTAGCTACTGGTGCATATCAAATACCTAACCTAGCTGCTGATAATAGCACCTGGGTTGTAGATGAAGCCGACGCAATTAGTCGGATCAATGAAGGTAAGATTAGCAGCACTTTGTCGGATTTAGCAAAAAAAACTGGATACGAAACCAGAATAGTCACCATCCGCCGACTTGACTATGGGGAAACACCAGAAAGTTTCGCCAAAGCATTGTTTGAAAAATGGTTCCCCAGCAAAGAAGCACAGGCCAATCAAACCTTATTGGTCATTGACACTGTAACAAATGGTACAGCCATTATTACAGGCGATAAAGTCAAGTCTTTGCTGACAGACTCTATTGCTGAGAGTGTAGCTTCTGAAACCCTAATGGCACCATTGCGTGATGGTAACAAATACAACCAAGCATTTTTAGATGCGAGCGATCGCCTAGTCGCAGTTCTCTCTGGAGAAACCGATCCCGGCCCGCCAAAAATCGTTGAGAATGTGCAGGTAGAAGGCACATTTAAGACAGCAGAAGAAACTAACAAAGATAAAGGTAATGCTACTGCTTGGGTAGTAGGGCTTTTAATTGCTGCTACTGTTATCCCAATGGCAACTTACTATCTTTACCAAGTTAATCAACCATCAAATAATGGCTAA
- a CDS encoding sugar transferase, with protein MHPTPSHSIGHSGNLKAWELQFIPHPSLKSKFKRCLDILGSLVGLLILAIVFVPIAIAIKLDSPGPIFFAQKRYGLRGKPFIIHKFRSMVTNAEHLKSLVKNEAKGLIFKNQNDFRVTQVGRFLRRTSLDELPQFWNVLIGDMSLVGTRPPTDDEVVNYTPRHWQRLNVKPGLTGEWQVNGRSQVTDFEQIVDLDLRYQENWHLFYDLFLIGKTFYVIFHKVGAC; from the coding sequence ATGCACCCCACACCCTCACACAGCATTGGTCATAGTGGCAATTTAAAAGCTTGGGAATTACAATTTATTCCTCACCCATCTTTAAAATCTAAATTTAAACGTTGTCTAGACATTTTAGGTAGCTTAGTTGGGCTATTGATTTTAGCAATTGTATTTGTACCAATAGCAATTGCTATCAAACTCGATAGCCCTGGGCCAATTTTCTTCGCCCAGAAACGCTATGGGCTGCGAGGTAAACCATTTATAATCCACAAGTTTCGCTCAATGGTTACTAATGCAGAACATTTAAAATCTCTAGTTAAAAATGAAGCAAAAGGACTCATATTTAAAAATCAAAATGATTTTCGAGTCACTCAGGTAGGGCGCTTTTTGAGACGTACTAGCTTAGATGAATTGCCTCAATTTTGGAATGTTCTCATTGGTGACATGAGTTTAGTGGGTACACGTCCACCAACTGATGATGAAGTAGTTAACTACACACCACGCCATTGGCAACGCTTAAATGTCAAACCAGGTTTGACTGGCGAATGGCAAGTGAACGGTCGTTCTCAAGTCACAGATTTTGAACAAATAGTTGATTTAGATCTGCGTTACCAAGAAAATTGGCATCTATTCTACGACTTATTCTTGATTGGAAAAACATTTTATGTAATTTTCCATAAAGTCGGAGCCTGCTAA
- the surE gene encoding 5'/3'-nucleotidase SurE encodes MTIILTNDDGIDAPGIKALHKAVKDKNVIIAAPRDHQSGCGHQVTTTRPITLQQRSQTEYAIAGTPADCVRIAISQISEDIKFVLSGINAGGNLGVDAYISGTVAAVREAAMNGIPGIAVSHYRKAKQNFDWEFAAKLTSDVLADLLQRPLEPGTFWNVNLPHLQPGEPEPEVVFCQPCTKALPINYRVEGDDFYYVGEYGKRDRTPGSDVDVCFSGNIAVTKLRV; translated from the coding sequence ATGACTATCATCCTCACTAACGACGACGGTATCGATGCTCCTGGAATTAAAGCGCTGCACAAAGCTGTCAAAGACAAAAATGTAATTATTGCTGCGCCAAGAGATCATCAATCTGGCTGTGGACATCAAGTTACCACAACTCGCCCTATTACCCTCCAACAGCGATCGCAAACTGAATATGCGATCGCAGGTACTCCCGCTGATTGTGTGAGAATTGCAATATCACAAATTAGTGAAGATATTAAATTTGTGTTGTCGGGGATCAATGCTGGCGGAAACTTAGGCGTAGATGCCTATATTTCTGGTACTGTGGCGGCGGTGCGCGAAGCGGCGATGAATGGTATTCCTGGAATTGCAGTTTCTCACTATCGCAAAGCCAAGCAAAATTTTGACTGGGAATTTGCAGCCAAGTTAACATCTGACGTTTTGGCAGACTTACTCCAGCGTCCCCTGGAACCTGGGACTTTTTGGAACGTCAATCTCCCACATCTACAACCAGGAGAACCAGAACCAGAAGTAGTCTTTTGCCAACCCTGTACCAAAGCTTTGCCAATTAACTATAGAGTTGAAGGCGATGATTTTTATTATGTCGGCGAATACGGCAAACGCGATCGCACCCCTGGTAGCGATGTCGATGTCTGTTTTTCTGGGAACATTGCTGTTACCAAATTAAGAGTTTAA
- a CDS encoding sensor histidine kinase, which translates to MLELLQSFFGDGLFIPHGHCYLWQPKLVWLHIISDSLIAIAYYSIPITLVYFVQKREDFPFKWILLLFGTFIVSCGTTHVMEVWTLWHPTYWLSGTIKFFTAAVSVYTAIILVPIVPQALALPSPAQLEAANSQLKMEIIERKTAEEALLKAKQELETRVEERTSELKAAMTQSLENAANAQEQAAQLQIALKKLANTQAQLIQTEKMSSLGQLVAGVAHEINNPVNFIYGNTIIANEYADNLINLILLYQEKYSETTTEIQDYTEEIDLDFIQKDLPRVLHSMKNGANRISEIVQSLRTFSRLDEAEIKQVNIHEGIDSTLLLLKSNLKGKAGNPDIEVTKQYGNLPKIECHPGQLNQVFMYILSNAIDAINMVLKNKIHTLDEYQGKITIATEDLSSNEVMIRIIDNGCGMTEEVIQKIFDPFFTTKPVGSGTGLGMSVSYQIIQMHNGHLRCVSVLDEGTEFQIRIPIQMKSPVKNL; encoded by the coding sequence ATGCTGGAATTATTGCAAAGCTTTTTTGGTGATGGCTTATTTATCCCACATGGTCATTGCTATCTTTGGCAACCGAAATTAGTGTGGTTGCACATTATATCTGATTCTTTAATTGCCATAGCTTATTATTCTATCCCTATTACTCTTGTTTACTTTGTACAAAAACGAGAGGATTTCCCGTTTAAATGGATACTTTTATTATTTGGAACATTTATTGTTTCTTGTGGTACAACTCATGTGATGGAAGTGTGGACGCTATGGCATCCAACTTATTGGTTATCGGGCACTATCAAATTTTTTACAGCTGCAGTTTCGGTTTACACTGCTATTATTTTGGTACCAATTGTTCCCCAAGCATTAGCTTTACCAAGCCCAGCCCAATTAGAAGCAGCTAACTCTCAACTTAAAATGGAAATTATTGAACGAAAAACAGCAGAAGAAGCACTTTTAAAAGCTAAACAAGAGTTAGAAACTAGGGTGGAAGAACGCACCTCTGAATTAAAGGCAGCTATGACACAATCTTTAGAAAATGCTGCTAACGCTCAAGAACAAGCTGCACAGTTGCAAATTGCTCTGAAAAAGCTGGCAAATACTCAAGCTCAATTGATTCAAACTGAAAAAATGTCTTCTCTGGGTCAATTAGTTGCAGGAGTCGCCCACGAAATCAATAATCCAGTTAATTTTATTTATGGCAATACTATTATTGCTAATGAATATGCTGATAACTTGATAAATTTAATTTTACTTTACCAAGAAAAATATTCTGAGACTACAACAGAAATTCAAGATTATACGGAAGAAATAGACTTAGATTTTATTCAAAAAGACTTGCCAAGAGTTTTGCATTCCATGAAAAATGGAGCAAATCGGATTAGCGAAATAGTGCAATCTTTACGAACATTCTCACGATTAGATGAAGCAGAAATTAAGCAAGTTAATATTCATGAGGGAATTGATAGTACACTGCTACTTTTAAAAAGCAATTTGAAAGGTAAAGCAGGTAACCCAGATATTGAAGTAACTAAACAATATGGAAATTTACCAAAAATAGAATGTCACCCTGGTCAGCTAAATCAAGTATTTATGTATATTTTGAGTAATGCAATTGATGCCATAAATATGGTATTAAAAAATAAAATTCATACCTTAGATGAATATCAGGGAAAAATTACTATTGCTACTGAAGATTTAAGTAGCAATGAAGTAATGATTCGCATTATTGATAATGGTTGTGGCATGACTGAAGAGGTCATACAAAAAATATTTGATCCATTCTTTACTACTAAACCTGTTGGTTCGGGAACGGGTCTGGGAATGTCAGTGAGTTACCAAATTATTCAGATGCATAATGGTCATTTGCGCTGCGTTTCAGTACTAGATGAAGGCACAGAATTCCAGATTCGGATTCCGATTCAGATGAAATCTCCGGTTAAAAATTTGTAA
- a CDS encoding HupE/UreJ family protein codes for MLTIELSTSATALKRRYAGAIAALILLSLLCSLSGLPIHQSISNCWEGLLWGIADPVVSLNSLASLVAIGLFCAGMNRGALIAASFLPAAVLGTVIHLFYVNLVGAEIGIAASTIAVGTMLMMSIQPNWLLLSVLGAIAGLFHGYAGAEPIINTEILPLIIYVLGFTVTQCAVIMSAREIYPMLLNKIGFVGLAVCAISMAFLSNTFHSVIFSFLG; via the coding sequence ATGTTAACAATTGAGTTATCAACATCTGCTACAGCCTTAAAGCGTCGTTATGCTGGAGCGATCGCAGCTTTAATATTACTTAGCTTACTGTGTTCCTTGAGTGGATTACCGATTCATCAGTCAATTTCTAATTGCTGGGAAGGCTTGCTTTGGGGAATCGCAGATCCGGTAGTTAGTTTAAATAGTCTGGCTAGCCTTGTAGCCATTGGCTTATTCTGTGCTGGGATGAATCGTGGTGCGTTGATTGCTGCATCTTTTTTACCAGCCGCGGTTTTGGGAACAGTGATTCATCTATTCTATGTAAATTTAGTAGGTGCAGAAATCGGAATTGCAGCTTCCACCATTGCTGTTGGTACTATGTTAATGATGTCAATTCAACCGAATTGGCTGTTACTTTCAGTGCTGGGTGCGATCGCAGGGTTATTTCACGGTTATGCTGGTGCTGAACCTATCATTAATACAGAAATACTACCCTTAATTATTTACGTACTGGGCTTTACTGTAACTCAATGTGCAGTAATAATGAGTGCCAGAGAAATTTACCCTATGTTACTAAATAAAATTGGTTTCGTAGGATTAGCTGTTTGTGCCATCAGCATGGCATTTTTGAGCAATACATTTCACTCTGTAATTTTTTCATTCCTAGGCTAA
- a CDS encoding DUF4346 domain-containing protein translates to MDLMVEDLAVIDDQLSQRHIDLDPSGYFIIYLDREAKLIYAKHFTNVIDEHGLAVDPETGKVIPAKGKVQRTHTNVFSGRTAKELSVKIFEETQPCPVSFLDHAAYLGREFVRAEVALVTGQEYIQD, encoded by the coding sequence ATGGATTTGATGGTAGAAGACTTGGCTGTAATTGACGATCAGCTTTCTCAGCGTCATATTGACCTTGACCCTAGCGGATATTTCATTATCTACTTGGATCGGGAAGCAAAGTTAATTTATGCCAAGCACTTTACAAATGTAATTGATGAGCATGGTTTAGCTGTAGATCCCGAAACCGGGAAGGTAATTCCGGCTAAAGGCAAAGTACAAAGAACTCATACAAATGTATTTAGTGGGAGAACAGCCAAAGAACTTTCCGTCAAAATATTTGAAGAAACTCAGCCCTGTCCGGTAAGTTTTTTAGACCATGCAGCCTATTTAGGTAGAGAATTTGTGCGCGCTGAGGTCGCTTTAGTGACAGGGCAAGAGTACATTCAAGATTAA